Genomic DNA from Mus musculus strain C57BL/6J chromosome 11, GRCm38.p6 C57BL/6J:
gtgttttgttttgtgttgttttgttgtgttttgtgttgtgttgtgttgtgttgtgtgttgtgttgttttgttgtgtgttgttttgttgtgttttgtgttgtgttctgtgttgtgttgttttgttgtgttttgttttgttctgttgtgttgtgttgtgttgtgttttgttttgacaggatctctctatgtagcccaggggtCCTCGAACTTTATGTATCAGGCGGACTTTAAAATCATAGAGTTCTTTGCCTTAGTGTGTCTCCCTATTGCTTTGATGGCAGGCATAAGTCACAAGGCCTGGTCCAGGAAATTCTTAAAACCAGGGGACAGAATAATAATGTGTATTTGACTGAGGGTGAATTGTAAAGTCAAGGGGAGCAGAGATACTTAAATAGTCAGCAAGACAGAACACTTTACTGGAGAAATTTTGCAGATATGGAAACTAGAATTCCTGGAAAATAtacattcatattcatatatatgtgtatgggtgtgtgtgtgtgctacatcCACATGcaaaattatacatataataatagCATGATACATTTGTACCATCTATTGATTGACTAAAAATTGTAGGTGAAATTGCTGTCAGGAGTTTGCTTCGATTTTCGATGGGTTTTTGACTTTGAATTTCATTAGCAAATTACTATTATGatacaaaatattaatattaattatacaaACTATTAAATGTTTACTTACACGTCCCGGTCTCTGCAGTTCTTGCTGCCCGCGGAGACAGGAACGACATGGACACCAAATcgggttcacgcagcaactttacttcaggctttttcttttacagctctcttccccagcagcttcttagggcaagggctaaaactactcctattacaacagctcctcttcttctacttctactcacggcaagggctaaaactactctATTCACTACCactggcttctacctagggcaagggctaaacaacaACTCCTCACTACTCAAACtgactcacctccttctagctccacctcacctcatccaatcagaatccacacacgctccaggcatgagctcaggtcgttcacagataggctgacaggtcctgatcaggaggaacagtccagcctggcaggaagCCCATgaatgcagcctcactgcgcatgctcgggcaaggcagtaaagtGGGTTTCAAGGGGCCTGCGGCCACACCCGCTTCCCACActtccatacatacacatatacatacatacatacatacatacatacatacatacatacatacatgtactgtACTTTGATTGTGTTCccctttattttttcaattttatcatttaaaaatgtttttaaagttgttttaagTTTTAGGCTGTgcaatggtggtacatgcctttaactccagcactcagaaagcagagcaaGGTAGATGTCGGTtaaatgccagcctggtctatagatcaTGCCCTTGGACAGTCGGGGCTATACAGATAAaacttgtggggttttttgtttttgttttgtgtgtgtgtgtgtgtgtgtgtgtgtgtgtgtgtgtgtgtgtgtgtgtgtgtttaaaaacacaaaataaaaggatgacaaataaatagaaaccaaaccaaaccaaaatatacCTCAAAACATGTTTAATTAAATTCCTTCCTCTAGGCCCTCCCCTGCCCCATCCCTCTAACTCTCCCCGTCATCCCCAACTCTGATTGatagcttcatttttattattaacacagagagagggagataaatgtatacaaatatataaataccacctgctgagtccattttttgttatttgtgtacATATGATTTCAGGGATAACCACTTTGTAATGAGATAACCAATGAAGAGACTCATCTCTGGAGGACCTAGGTATTACCCTAACTATATCTTTTACTGTGGCTTCCCTCCttcttctgcttttccttttccctttgtcTACTGCCATTATTTTTAAAGTCCTATAGATTTCACATATAAGAGAAGAGAGTACTTATCTTTGTGAAAGTGGCTTCACCTTACATGAAGATATATGGTAAAATCATTTCAAAGGAGACAATTTAATTCTTGTCTTAATAAAtgttgtgtatgcacacacacacacacacacacacacacacacacacattatatatacacacattttctgtatctgctcATGGGTTAAAGGGTTATTAGCTGATTACATGACTTTTCTACATGCTACAGTGAACATGCAACTGTGGATGAAGTAATGCTATGGTACACTGATACACTAGTGTCTTTCAGATGTGTGTACAGATAAGGATCTGCCATCTATGTGTATGTACTGTCATGCTGGTAAAACTTAGGCATCATTAACACAGAGACGAGTGTGACTATACTatgttggttaaaaaaaatcttttctaaaaCTTCTTAACATGGCCTACTTTGTTGAATTTGCACATACCATAGACTAAGAAATTTAACATCCACATTTGTGGCAGAATCCCAAAAAAGCAACATCAAAGGTCAGAATCCATGTAAGAAGGAAGCAAACCCAGCTTGTATCCGTATCTGTAACGTTATTCCCCTCACAGGAAACAGTTAAGCTTTACCTTTAATTGAGGGATAAGAGCAACATGAGAAGGAAGCATTTGGCAGAGCACTGTGGTTGGTGTGTTGTTTGTGATCCTTGCCCAGGAGAATTTACTTTGTAAAGTTATGAATGGTTACAGCTCTTTGTGCACTTTATGTTATtcttgttagaaaacaaaaatatcagaatGCTGAAATCCAAGTACTTTATACAAACTGGTGTGACAAAGTGTTAGAGCAGTTGAAATTGTGAGTAAAATAGTattgatacagaaaatatcaTTCCTTGCCATGAATgatgaggaaaaggggagggtaaaaaaaaaatcaaaccttttcattttattaagaCTCTGTAAATTATCTCAGTAAAGGCGAGGGTAGATGAGTAGAtgctatattctctctctctctctctctctctctctctctctctctctctctctctctctttgtgtgtgtgtgtgtgtgtgtgtgtgtaaatacatttGTGCTTATCCACACACTTCCAGTGGTTGTATAGTTTACCAGAGGATGTCAAGTACCCTACTCATCTCTCCCCACCGCATCAtctggaggcagggtctctcactggagtTGAAGCTTGCTGTCTCCTGATACCTGCCCATTTCCCATTTTGTGCTAATGTTATTGAAGTTAATTGCCACATCTTATTCTTAACATGGATGTAGGGGCTCTGAGCTCATGTTCATCTACTTGTACTCCAGcctcttttacccactgaaccaccctcctctctctctctcaggctagaacttttttttttctgaatgaggTTTTTAATGAAACAGTCATCTTATACTAAAGTTTGATTTGAAAAGTTGAAGTTGTTTTAATAGTAATGTAAAATTTCATCTGAAGAAATCAATCAAGATAGTGAAACATATTTAAAGTATCTGAATTACTAAGGATTGAATGTCTGGGGTCATTCTCACTGTTCATCACAGGATACTAGTATTCCATTACTGTATGGTCAGTtaccatatgtgtatatgtgtaaatgtTGTACTTCTTCTGGGGCCTACATATATTAGCGTTTGAAACAAtaagcttttttttcccctaaatgtGCCTCTGGAATTTGTAGGCTACATTTTTATGTTCACCAGTTTCCCAGGTTCGTCTTATTATTTTCGGTGTAAACAAATCACTCTTGTTTTTTCAGAATGATTTTAGAATTGACATATTTGGAGACAAAAATATCCTATTATATTGCAGATGTTTGTTGATACTAGGGCATTCATTTTTTATGTGTGTTAATCTATTCCCATTCCCTTATTAGATGAACATTTTTTCGTTTAGACTATAGTCTTCTTGACCCTCACATCTAAAAAAGTCTCCATAGCTAATTGACCCCAGGCATTACATTTTCTCACAACCTTTGCATGTGCTCTGAGCTGTTATGAGCTCTACAGTCCTttatatgagattttttttctgcttgctGCCTCTTGCCCCAATTTGAAACCAGAATTCTTTTTTACAAAGCATAACAGTGAAAAATACAATAATGTGTGAAAAATTAAAGACATCAATCAAAATTCCCTACACAGACACAACTGCACAGGTATACAAGTATgctacagtacacacacacacacacacacacacacacacacacacacacacacgattcagGGATAAAGGTACAGTTATTACAACTTACAACTTAAATGAGGTCTAGGCTCTCAAACACACTCTCTGAGAGCttacttcctctttctcctctcagaACGACTTAATCTCAGAAGCCATCTGAATCCATATAACCCCGCAACAGAGAAGATTTAGAACTGGCTATCTGATTGACTTTCTGTTTCATGTCCTGCTTCTTCATGTTTTCATACCCCTCTCTTTAGTTCACACAGCATTTTGCTTTGCCAGCTACAAAGGTAGGCAGCTGCTTTTTTTCTACATCAGGGCGTCTGAACCTCAGggctattttaattttcaaacaaTCAGGTAATTATTTGTGTGGGAAGCAATCTCTGAATTATAGAGTATTTGGCAAGTTCTCTGGTGACTCCACATTATGTTAGCATCCCCCTACCCCAGttaaaacaatcaaaaaatatttctttttgaaacagggtttctctgtgtagccctggctgtcctggaactcactctgtagaccaggctggcctcgaactcagaaattcgcctagcctctgcctctcaagtgctgggattaaaggcgagcgccaccactcCAGGCCTAATCAAAATGTTTCTTAACACCACCAGTTGTCAGTATGGATTGGGGTAGGGAAAATCTTCATAGGGTCTAACCCAGCGACACACAGAATGAAAGCAAACTACggaaatacagaggcagaagagaagaCCACATTTTTGACCAGGGTGCTTTAAGATGTAAATTCTCCAAGGGGACCTTTATGCTTAGATAATTTGGACAGATTACTGTAACAAGAGGTAGAAATGTCAGAACTGTATCCAAGATCTCACTCCTGATCTCTGATCATTGCTGTCACTCAACTTGGCTTTTCTTTTGGAGGTCTTCTCGTAGTGATTGGAGCTTTTTTTGGATATCAGTCAGCACACCGATTTTCTGCTCCAAAACAGACAAAGACTGCGCAATGCAAAAATCCACATCACCGTTGACTCCCTCAGCCGTTTCTTGGATGGCCTCCCACCACTGGTTGGACCTGCTCCATGAAGCTGCTGGCTCCTTTTTTGATGTGAGTTCatcactttctttctcttcctctttctctacagtAGGTATCTGAATAACTTCAtccctctgaagggactttcccGAATTCGTATTGTCGTTTTCTATCATCAGTGGTACCTCATGGCCAGGTGGAGAGACACAGTGATGGTAGGGCCTTGCCTCTAAAGCTAATTCTTTGACTCTGTTGGCGTATCTTAAAGTATTGAGAGTATTCTCACAGGAAGTCATCCCGGGTGAGATTGTCGCGATCATGCACGTATAGGAGTTCTGCCCTATGAAGGAATCCCGTAGCACCTGCGTGAGTTTGCTGGCTCTGAATGGGGTATGAGACTTGTTCTTACCCAAAGCCCTGATGCACTCTTTCAGGGCTAGCAGACTTTTATTGATCTCAGCCCCTTCCAGCTGCCTCTTCCGGGTGGCCTTGGCAGTATCTGCTCCCCTTTCGTTCCCAGCTAAGTCAACCAGGGAAAACTTGCCGTGCAGCTTCCCTCCAGCCTTGAGAATGAGCTGGAACACAGCATGGCTCCTGGAGGAGTGGGCGTTGACCGAGGTCTGACCGGAAGTCCGACAGCTGTTCCCGAGCTCCACCAGATTCAGGACTTCCTCCACACAGCTCACCTCCTGCTCCTGCAGCCCCACCACTTGGACTTGCTGATTTCCATCCTCCAGGACTTGTAGTTTCTTCTTCCAGTTCAACAGATCGTACACTTTGCCACCATAGATCTCAAAAAAGGTCCCATAGACTTTGAGTTCCAATTTCTCATAGGCTGGGGTTTTTAGTAGGAGGAAGACATCCTGAGCTACCAGGGCGTAAATGCCTTTAGAACAATCTTGGGCCTTTCCTAAAAAGGCTCCGCCCATCGTGTGGGTTTTTCCACTGCCAGTCTGCCCGTAGGCAAAGCAAGTTGCCATGCCCTTTCGGAAGATGGACTCCACAAGAGGCCTGGCGGTGAACTGGTAAACTAGTTCATTGGATGCCTTGTCGTCGAAGGCGTGGTCAAAACAGAAGGTCTGGTTTTCCAAGTAGCGGGTCAGGTCCACCTTTTGTTTAGACTCGTGGACCATGACTACATTGTGCGAGGGAATAGTGATGATATCGAGGTCCTTCATCGTCGTCTCTCTCTGATTAAGAGGGcgctttctcacacacacacagatccggTGGTCTTCTGGGGGCTCCAGGCTGGACATCTTGCTGCTATCTAGACGCCTGCGATACTCCTCAATCATGCGCATAGTCTCGAAGTTCGGATTTCCAGTGTTGATGTCAAGGGCTCGTCTAGCTCGGATCTCTAGCTGCAGTCGGCGGcgcttctctctctgcttctgcagcTTTTCAATTTCCCGTAGGCAGGGGGATTTTTTCCGCTTCATCAGACAAGGGTTGCTGGGGATCATCAGGGTTTGGCTGTCCCCTGAGGGTGTTTCATTTCTGTGTGGGATCATCGCAATCCACTTGGTGGCTGTACGCTGGTCTCCAATGGCAGTAGATGGTACTACAGACACTGGGCGCAGGGGCCTACGTGACCGTTGGTGTTCAAGAGAGGCCAGAGCCGGATTCAACAGAAGTACAGTCTCCAGTTcgatcttctttccttttttgactCCTTTCTCAACCCACTCTACTGTGACCCAGGAGTTTTCTCTGTTGATCTCTGTGACCACAGCCAGGTGAATCCGTTTGTCACTGCGCTGGATTGCCACACAGATGCCAACCTGGAAGTCTGTGAAGTGGGATTTCAGAGGTTTAAGGGGTGAGAGGCGTGGGGCCAGAGGAAGGCAGAACTGGCTGGCCATGGTGAGTGGAGTTACCAGGGCTCGTTTTCTGAGCCTCTTGGCGTTGGCACAACAGGACCGGAGTCCAAGCCAGCCTGAATGTCCAGAGCTCGAGCATTGATGTGTGTTGCTCATGCCTTTGTGAGCCAGGCACCTGGGTATTGGCTGAGGGTCCTTTCGTCACAAAGGGACCAAAGAATGGTGCTGAAGAGATGGGGGTCTGTAGGTGAAGACGTGTTAACATCTGTGTTAGGGTAGGGCAGAGACAGCTGAAACAGATTTTGCCCTGCCAGTGAGCATGGGTGGATCTAAggagtgtgcgtgcgtgcgtgtgtgcgtgcgtgcgtgtgtgcgtgcgtgcgtgcgtgtgtgtgtgtgtgtgtgtgtgtgagagagagagagagagagagagacagagacagagacagagacagagacagagagatagagacagacagaaacagacagagacagacagagacagacagagacggacagagacagacagagacagacagagagatgacagagagacagagacagagagacagagagagacagaaacagagagacagagaaagagacagagagacacagagacagagagacagagacagagagacagagacagagacagagacagagacagagacagagagacagagagacagagacagagagacagagacagagagacagagacagagagacagagagacagagacagagagacagaaagagacacagagacagagagagacacagagacagagagacagaaagagtcagagaaagagacagagagacagacagaggcagaaacagacagaggcAAGAGAAATGAGGTCTGGAAAAAAGTCGTGGAAGTGTGCTTTTGGTCCATGTAAACACCATGGAAACTTATGCTTTGCACATATCCATTCCCCCTGAGAATCTGACATCTGTAGTTTTGAGTTTAAGCACAGTTATGAAATCCCCTTGAGCACTCTAGGGATCAGTGCGAACAGATACAGGTAAGGAGTGTTACAAATCTGGGATTTTAGGGAAAAAATGCAACAAGACACTGTTGAAGAATGCTCTAAGTGTGCCACCTTCTTCCATGCTTGTCTAATGCACACAGCATAAAGTTATGCAAGTTTAATGGACTTTCTCATTACAAAATCAGAACGAGTTGAAGAGAGCAGGTCATTACTGTAGTTTGTTAAGGCAGAACTTTGCTACAGCACCAGAGCTTGCAAACACAAGATGTTTATCGCATCccaagtgcttcctgacaggtaCAAAGTGAATGTTATTGGGATTCCTGTCACTGCAGAGGTTGAGAGGAGTTTAGTAATTACAACAGAAAACCCCACCAGTAATTACACCTCTGGACTCATTATCTTAAAGGAGAGCCTTCCATGATCCaacaaaattctctctctctctctctctctctctctctctctctctctctctctcctccctccccttcctctctccctcactccctctctttTCTGACTGTCTcctcatctatctgtctgtctgactccctccctccctccttccttccctccctccctccctcctctctccctcaccctctttcctgtctgtctcctctgtgtctgtctgtctgtctctcctctctctcttcatccttccccctctttcctgtcttctctgtctgtctgtctgtgtgtgtgtgtgtgtgtgtgtgtgtgtgtgtgtgtgtgtttgtgtgttgaagTATTTTACAAGTAGCTAAGGAGGGTAAGTAGGTTAGAGTTTATAAGAAAACAGTTAAGATCATGTGAGTGGAAAGTATATTTAGTTTTCGGATAATCTATAAAGAGAAGATGACACCCGCTGCCCAGCCCCACTCCATCAGTACACATTGTCCTTTGCATGGTGACTTTGGGTGTGTTCATAGTCACAGCTGTGAGAAAACATTCTGTAGCACAGTGTCCTCAGAGCTTTCTCTTGAAACAAGGGTCACTATAGAAATAAGTTCTGTTATAAAATAACCGCCTTGTGGTCATTGTCAATACATTTAGTAAATCTTAGGTCACTTGATAAATTAgttaagtgtaaaaaaaaaatcccaatttgGGGGGAAGATTAGT
This window encodes:
- the Kif2b gene encoding kinesin-like protein KIF2B; this encodes MASQFCLPLAPRLSPLKPLKSHFTDFQVGICVAIQRSDKRIHLAVVTEINRENSWVTVEWVEKGVKKGKKIELETVLLLNPALASLEHQRSRRPLRPVSVVPSTAIGDQRTATKWIAMIPHRNETPSGDSQTLMIPSNPCLMKRKKSPCLREIEKLQKQREKRRRLQLEIRARRALDINTGNPNFETMRMIEEYRRRLDSSKMSSLEPPEDHRICVCVRKRPLNQRETTMKDLDIITIPSHNVVMVHESKQKVDLTRYLENQTFCFDHAFDDKASNELVYQFTARPLVESIFRKGMATCFAYGQTGSGKTHTMGGAFLGKAQDCSKGIYALVAQDVFLLLKTPAYEKLELKVYGTFFEIYGGKVYDLLNWKKKLQVLEDGNQQVQVVGLQEQEVSCVEEVLNLVELGNSCRTSGQTSVNAHSSRSHAVFQLILKAGGKLHGKFSLVDLAGNERGADTAKATRKRQLEGAEINKSLLALKECIRALGKNKSHTPFRASKLTQVLRDSFIGQNSYTCMIATISPGMTSCENTLNTLRYANRVKELALEARPYHHCVSPPGHEVPLMIENDNTNSGKSLQRDEVIQIPTVEKEEEKESDELTSKKEPAASWSRSNQWWEAIQETAEGVNGDVDFCIAQSLSVLEQKIGVLTDIQKKLQSLREDLQKKSQVE